The following are encoded in a window of Deinococcus sedimenti genomic DNA:
- a CDS encoding CAP domain-containing protein, translated as MTRVTVGAAVGAAMVWMSVLVGCSPSEVPSGPDLVKVTVTDAQYGVTFDYQASPAFAPLRVPLADFPQSVAERDMLAAVNAERARGGVCPGGSFAPVGALQFEGHLHRAATLYGRELAASGGLTLPHRSAVDGRVPSQRMVDAGYRPVPPRGGQWVFGESLAGGAGLTAPAEVIAAWKGSSSHCAALFGAVSDASVARVDGAAGPYWVLNTAGWR; from the coding sequence ATGACGCGTGTGACGGTGGGTGCCGCTGTGGGTGCGGCGATGGTGTGGATGTCGGTGCTGGTGGGCTGCTCGCCGTCTGAGGTGCCGTCCGGGCCGGATCTGGTGAAGGTGACGGTGACGGACGCGCAGTACGGCGTGACGTTCGACTATCAGGCGTCGCCGGCGTTCGCGCCGCTGCGGGTGCCGCTGGCGGATTTCCCGCAGTCGGTGGCGGAGCGGGACATGCTGGCGGCCGTCAATGCCGAGCGGGCGCGGGGTGGGGTCTGCCCGGGCGGGTCGTTCGCGCCGGTGGGGGCGCTGCAGTTCGAGGGGCACCTGCACCGCGCGGCGACGCTGTATGGGCGGGAACTGGCCGCATCGGGCGGACTGACGCTGCCGCACCGGAGTGCGGTGGATGGTCGGGTGCCGTCCCAGCGGATGGTGGACGCCGGGTACCGGCCGGTGCCGCCGCGGGGCGGACAGTGGGTGTTCGGGGAGAGTCTCGCGGGCGGGGCGGGTCTGACGGCGCCGGCGGAGGTGATCGCGGCGTGGAAAGGCAGCAGCAGTCACTGCGCGGCGCTGTTCGGGGCGGTGTCGGATGCGTCGGTGGCGCGGGTGGACGGCGCTGCCGGGCCGTACTGGGTGCTGAATACGGCCGGCTGGCGCTGA
- a CDS encoding enoyl-CoA hydratase/isomerase family protein gives MTTAQLTAPGAYPGLNLQLHDGGILEVVIRSDKTLNSVNADAHRALTRVWRDIDDTPGIRCVLVRGEGRGFSSGGDFTLIEEMSSDFTALTRVWKEARDLVYNVINCSKPIVSAIHGPCVGAGLAVALLADVSITAHTARLLDGHVRLGVAAGDHAAIIWPLLCGLNKAKYHLMTGEPVSGIEAERIGLVSLTVPDDELMDRAWTVAQQLAGGSPTATRWTKYALNNWLRQAGPTFDASLALEFLGFTGPDVREGLSSLREKRAPNFADDAPL, from the coding sequence ATGACCACAGCCCAGCTCACCGCGCCCGGCGCGTACCCCGGCCTGAACCTCCAGCTGCACGACGGCGGCATCCTGGAAGTCGTCATCCGCAGCGACAAGACCCTGAACAGCGTGAACGCCGACGCACACCGCGCCCTGACCCGCGTGTGGCGCGACATCGACGACACCCCCGGCATCCGCTGCGTCCTCGTGCGCGGCGAGGGACGCGGGTTCAGCAGCGGCGGGGACTTCACCCTGATCGAGGAGATGAGCAGCGACTTCACCGCCCTCACCCGCGTCTGGAAAGAAGCCCGCGACCTCGTGTACAACGTCATCAACTGCTCCAAACCCATCGTCAGCGCCATCCACGGCCCCTGCGTCGGCGCCGGACTTGCCGTCGCCCTCCTGGCCGACGTCAGCATCACCGCGCACACTGCCCGCCTCCTCGACGGCCACGTCCGCCTGGGCGTCGCCGCCGGAGACCACGCCGCGATCATCTGGCCCCTCCTGTGCGGCCTGAACAAAGCCAAATACCACCTCATGACCGGCGAACCCGTCAGCGGCATCGAAGCCGAACGCATCGGCCTCGTCAGCCTCACCGTCCCCGACGACGAACTCATGGACCGCGCCTGGACGGTCGCCCAGCAACTCGCGGGCGGCAGCCCCACCGCCACCCGCTGGACCAAATACGCCCTGAACAACTGGCTCAGACAGGCCGGGCCCACCTTCGACGCGTCCCTCGCGCTGGAATTCCTCGGCTTCACCGGCCCCGACGTCCGCGAAGGCCTCAGCAGCCTCCGCGAAAAACGCGCACCCAACTTCGCGGACGACGCGCCGCTGTAA
- a CDS encoding malate dehydrogenase — MTTKQPVRVAVTGAAGQIGYSLLFRIASGDMLGKDQPVILQLLEITPALKALNGVVMELRDCAFPLLADIVTSDDPMVAFKDADYALLVGAMPRKAGMERGDLLGANGGIFKPQGEALNAVASRDVKVLVVGNPANTNALIAQQNAPDLDAGQFTAMVRLDHNRAISQLAEKTGKPVSSIKNLTIWGNHSSTQYPDLSQATVDGQPALDQVDRDWYENSYISTVAKRGAAIIEARGLSSAASAASAAIDHMRDWALGTPEGEWVSMGIPSDGSYGIPEGLIYGFPVTCKNGKYEIVQGLPVSDFSRGKMDATAQELTEERDEVRKLGLVK; from the coding sequence ATGACGACCAAACAACCCGTCCGCGTTGCCGTTACCGGCGCCGCTGGCCAGATCGGCTACAGCCTTCTTTTCCGCATCGCGTCGGGCGACATGCTCGGCAAGGACCAGCCGGTCATTCTGCAGCTGCTGGAGATCACGCCTGCGCTGAAGGCGCTGAACGGCGTCGTGATGGAGTTGCGTGACTGCGCGTTCCCGCTGCTGGCGGACATCGTGACGAGCGATGACCCGATGGTGGCGTTCAAGGACGCGGATTACGCGCTGCTGGTGGGCGCCATGCCGCGGAAGGCCGGGATGGAGCGCGGGGATCTGCTGGGCGCGAACGGTGGGATCTTCAAGCCGCAGGGTGAGGCACTGAATGCCGTGGCGAGCCGTGACGTGAAGGTGCTCGTGGTGGGGAACCCCGCGAACACGAACGCACTGATCGCTCAGCAGAACGCGCCGGACTTGGACGCGGGGCAGTTCACGGCGATGGTGCGTCTGGATCACAACCGTGCGATCAGCCAGCTGGCTGAGAAGACCGGGAAGCCCGTGAGCAGCATCAAGAACCTGACGATCTGGGGCAACCACTCCTCGACCCAGTACCCCGACCTGAGCCAGGCGACGGTGGACGGTCAGCCTGCGCTGGATCAGGTGGACCGTGACTGGTACGAGAACAGCTACATCTCCACGGTCGCCAAGCGTGGCGCGGCGATCATCGAGGCGCGCGGCCTGAGCAGCGCCGCGTCCGCCGCGAGCGCCGCGATCGACCACATGCGCGACTGGGCGCTCGGCACGCCCGAGGGCGAGTGGGTCAGCATGGGCATCCCCAGCGACGGCAGCTACGGCATTCCCGAGGGCCTGATCTACGGTTTCCCCGTGACCTGCAAGAACGGCAAGTACGAGATCGTGCAGGGCCTCCCCGTCAGTGACTTCAGCCGCGGCAAGATGGACGCCACGGCGCAGGAACTGACCGAGGAACGCGACGAAGTGCGCAAACTGGGTCTGGTCAAGTAA